A single window of Nicotiana tomentosiformis chromosome 1, ASM39032v3, whole genome shotgun sequence DNA harbors:
- the LOC138908836 gene encoding uncharacterized protein, with protein MAIEESTSDSTNPLLDSTNPLYMYPFESAGSMLVLVPFDGSGYRSWRRGILRALSVKNKAGHGFSLQYVYDAKELWQELEDICYQTNGAKLYQLQKEISDLSQGALDITSAKVNTQKAEYDRRLIQFLMGLNEVYTIVRGSILMMNPLPSLAQAFAIIIQEEKQREMRPNN; from the exons ATGGCAATTGAAGAAAGCACGTCAGATTCTACTAATCCGCTACTCGATTCAACCAACCCGCTTTACATGTATCCATTTGAAAGCGCAGGTTCCATGCTCGTACTGGTACCTTTTGATGGATCAGGGTATAGGTCATGGAGACGAGGAATACTTAGGGCTCTTTCTGTGAAAAACAAAGCAG GACATGGATTTAGTTTGCAATATGTCTATGATGCTAAGGAGCTCTGGCAGGAGTTGGAAGACATATGTTACCAAACTAATGGGGCAAAATTATATCAACTACAGAAAGAAATTAGTGATTTAAGTCAAGGAGCACTCGATATCACAAG TGCCAAGGTAAATACACAGAAAGCTGAATATGACAGGAGGTTAATTCAATTCCTAATGGGATTGAATGAGGTATACACTATTGTGAGGGGAAGCATCCTGATGATGAACCCCTTGCCTTCCTTGGCACAAGCTTTTGCAATTATCATTCAGGAGGAGAAACAAAGGGAGATGAGACCAAATAATTAG